In Streptomyces sp. P3, one DNA window encodes the following:
- a CDS encoding adenosine deaminase — protein sequence MPLPKAELHLHIEGTLEPELAFELAARNGVALPYADTDELREAYRFEDLQSFLNLYYELMTVLRTERDFEDLAEAYLARAAAQGVRHAEIFFDPQAHLARGVDMGTVVEGLWRALGRSEVRHGVSTRLILCFLRDESAESALATLDAAKPHLDRITGVGLDSAEVGHPPVKFREVYTAAAALGLRRVAHAGEEGPPEYITQALDVLGVERVDHGLRCMEDPALVERLVRERIPLTLCPLSNVRLRTVDVLAEHPLPAMLDAGLLCTVNSDDPAYFGGYAGDNFDAVRTALGLDEERLRELARNSFAASFLEDDEERRSRYLAEVDAYVF from the coding sequence ATGCCCCTCCCCAAAGCCGAACTGCACCTGCACATCGAAGGAACCCTGGAGCCGGAACTGGCCTTCGAGCTGGCCGCCCGCAACGGGGTCGCGCTGCCCTACGCCGACACCGACGAGCTCCGCGAGGCGTACCGGTTCGAGGACCTGCAGTCCTTCCTGAACCTGTACTACGAGCTCATGACGGTCCTGCGCACCGAGCGGGACTTCGAGGACCTCGCCGAGGCCTATCTCGCCCGCGCGGCCGCACAGGGCGTGCGGCACGCGGAGATCTTCTTCGACCCGCAGGCGCACCTCGCCCGCGGGGTGGACATGGGCACGGTGGTGGAGGGGCTGTGGCGGGCGCTGGGCCGCAGTGAGGTCCGGCACGGCGTCTCCACCCGGCTGATCCTGTGCTTCCTGCGCGACGAGTCCGCCGAGTCGGCCCTGGCGACGCTGGACGCGGCCAAGCCCCACCTCGACCGGATCACCGGCGTCGGACTGGACTCGGCCGAGGTCGGGCACCCGCCGGTCAAGTTCCGCGAGGTCTACACGGCCGCCGCCGCACTCGGGCTGCGGCGGGTCGCGCACGCCGGCGAGGAGGGCCCGCCGGAGTACATCACGCAGGCCCTCGACGTCCTCGGCGTCGAGCGCGTCGACCACGGGCTGCGCTGCATGGAGGACCCGGCGCTGGTGGAGCGGCTGGTGCGGGAGCGGATCCCGCTGACGCTGTGCCCGCTGTCCAACGTACGGCTGCGCACCGTCGACGTGCTGGCGGAGCACCCGCTGCCGGCCATGCTCGACGCCGGGCTCCTGTGCACGGTCAACTCCGACGACCCCGCCTACTTCGGCGGCTACGCCGGTGACAACTTCGACGCCGTGCGCACCGCCCTGGGACTGGACGAGGAGCGGCTGCGCGAGCTGGCCCGCAACTCCTTCGCGGCCTCGTTCCTGGAGGACGACGAGGAGCGGCGGTCGCGCTACCTCGCCGAGGTGGACGCCTACGTCTTCTGA